Proteins encoded together in one Halomicrobium urmianum window:
- a CDS encoding alpha/beta fold hydrolase, translating into MPDWVTTYGEKSDPTVFLLHPAGWTRHAWTPHAERLADRYRVVTIDLPGHGIHPDPEFTMERAVADIDSVLDSVGSAVLVGHSLGGYVAIRVAAARPERVDGVLLAGAAYNWNWRSPVGLMLSVVQNLLSYLYDGLSHVPRLARRFEHGPDDETQLPPPHEDTHPYWKGFTSATRDITFRQFWPDLEAYGGPSLIIHGDTELLAKHAGGLAARAKANLRWIDGGHYAPMNNAETFTAEVARFLDEVYAGQTKGAAYDGRNP; encoded by the coding sequence ATGCCAGATTGGGTCACAACCTACGGTGAGAAGTCGGATCCGACGGTGTTCCTGCTCCACCCGGCCGGGTGGACGCGGCACGCGTGGACGCCACACGCCGAGCGGCTGGCCGACAGGTACCGTGTCGTGACGATCGATCTGCCGGGACACGGCATCCATCCCGATCCCGAATTCACTATGGAGCGGGCTGTCGCCGATATCGATAGCGTGCTCGACTCGGTTGGTAGCGCCGTCCTCGTTGGCCATTCGCTAGGAGGATACGTTGCGATTCGTGTTGCGGCCGCACGCCCCGAGCGAGTCGACGGAGTGCTACTGGCAGGCGCCGCATACAACTGGAACTGGCGGTCGCCAGTGGGACTGATGCTGAGTGTAGTCCAAAACCTGCTGTCCTATCTCTATGATGGTCTTTCACACGTCCCCCGACTTGCGCGGCGGTTCGAGCATGGCCCGGACGATGAGACACAGCTGCCACCTCCACACGAGGATACGCACCCGTATTGGAAGGGGTTTACCAGCGCGACTCGGGATATCACCTTCCGACAGTTTTGGCCGGACCTCGAAGCGTACGGTGGCCCGTCCCTGATCATCCACGGCGATACGGAACTCCTTGCAAAGCACGCCGGTGGCCTCGCCGCGAGGGCCAAGGCGAATCTGCGATGGATCGACGGCGGCCATTACGCTCCGATGAACAATGCCGAGACGTTCACGGCGGAGGTGGCACGGTTCCTCGACGAAGTGTATGCCGGCCAGACGAAGGGTGCAGCGTACGACGGCAGGAACCCGTAA
- a CDS encoding sodium:calcium antiporter: MWEEIGLFVLGAIVILATGPRLSRLAEDLADAFGIGQSLGGMILLGASTSLPGIIISFDTALGGQATLSVSNAVGGIAAQTVFIAVADVVMRRGPLSEEVTASASLMQLAILLFLLTLALLAMLVPTVFTIFGLHPATFVLVTAVFLGFRMIQTSEVEPKWYARRLSGQTTQQDARSGSKRTRRDSLLSLGLFGEYLLIAGLIGGAGWLISYSGQGLVAETGTSPMLMGMTGMAISSSIPELVTAVSAVKRGAVALAIGDIIGGNVFDTLMIALGDLAYSAAPIYRDVSPEVPFLTGVAILMSSVLMIMLIRRETEDFGTDVGTESYLIFLIYVSGIILIFV, encoded by the coding sequence ATGTGGGAGGAAATCGGGCTCTTTGTGCTGGGAGCTATCGTTATCTTAGCTACTGGTCCTCGGCTCAGCCGCCTCGCAGAGGACCTCGCTGATGCCTTCGGCATCGGACAGTCGCTTGGGGGAATGATCCTTCTGGGAGCGAGTACCTCACTGCCCGGCATCATTATTTCATTCGATACAGCTCTCGGTGGGCAAGCTACGTTATCGGTAAGTAATGCGGTCGGTGGAATCGCAGCACAGACTGTGTTCATCGCCGTTGCGGACGTCGTGATGCGACGCGGACCACTCAGCGAAGAGGTGACGGCGTCCGCGAGTCTCATGCAGTTAGCGATCCTGCTGTTCCTATTGACGCTCGCGTTACTGGCCATGCTAGTCCCCACTGTGTTCACAATTTTCGGTCTTCATCCAGCGACATTTGTTCTCGTTACCGCTGTATTCCTCGGATTTCGGATGATTCAGACATCTGAAGTCGAACCGAAGTGGTACGCCCGCCGGTTATCTGGGCAGACCACTCAACAGGATGCTCGTTCCGGGTCCAAACGTACTCGTCGTGACTCGCTCCTATCACTGGGCCTTTTCGGAGAGTATCTCTTGATCGCTGGGCTCATCGGCGGGGCTGGGTGGTTGATCTCGTACAGTGGACAGGGGCTAGTCGCGGAGACGGGAACCTCTCCGATGCTCATGGGGATGACGGGAATGGCCATTTCCTCATCGATTCCCGAACTGGTCACAGCCGTGTCAGCTGTCAAACGGGGAGCGGTAGCGCTGGCAATTGGGGATATCATCGGAGGAAACGTGTTCGATACACTCATGATCGCGCTTGGTGACCTCGCCTATTCGGCAGCCCCGATCTACAGGGACGTAAGTCCTGAAGTGCCGTTTCTAACTGGGGTTGCCATCCTCATGAGCAGCGTCCTGATGATTATGTTGATCCGGCGAGAGACCGAGGACTTCGGGACAGACGTCGGAACTGAAAGCTATCTGATCTTCCTCATCTATGTATCCGGGATAATTCTCATATTTGTGTGA
- a CDS encoding class I SAM-dependent methyltransferase encodes MGHHTFDADRADKLERAERRYRFLSAEELLWALDLSPTDAVADLGSGTGFYTDAVAPHAGTVYAVDLQEAMHDYYREKGVPENVELVTTGVGDLPLDDGSLDAAFSTMTYHEFASDDALDEIRRVLAPAGRLVVVDWAATGTGEEGPPLDERFTAAEAAEALAETGFRIEHEAVRPETFLLVAAVEQESG; translated from the coding sequence ATGGGCCATCACACGTTCGACGCCGATCGGGCCGACAAACTCGAACGGGCCGAGCGGCGATATCGATTCCTCTCGGCCGAGGAACTGCTCTGGGCGCTCGACCTGTCACCGACGGACGCGGTCGCGGACCTCGGCAGCGGCACGGGGTTCTACACGGATGCCGTGGCGCCGCACGCGGGGACGGTGTACGCCGTCGACCTCCAGGAGGCGATGCACGACTACTACCGCGAGAAGGGCGTTCCCGAGAACGTCGAGCTCGTTACCACCGGGGTGGGCGACCTCCCGCTCGACGACGGGAGCCTCGACGCCGCCTTCTCAACGATGACATACCACGAGTTCGCCAGCGACGACGCGCTCGACGAGATCCGCCGGGTGCTGGCACCGGCCGGCCGCCTCGTCGTCGTCGACTGGGCCGCGACTGGGACCGGCGAGGAGGGGCCGCCGCTGGACGAGCGGTTCACGGCCGCGGAAGCGGCGGAGGCGCTGGCGGAGACCGGCTTCCGCATCGAACACGAGGCCGTCCGTCCGGAGACCTTCCTGCTGGTCGCCGCGGTGGAGCAGGAGTCCGGCTGA
- a CDS encoding class I SAM-dependent methyltransferase — MTDRRAPSHPLFAAVYDPAMAAVEGTLLRPHRNYLVDDLRGAVLDVGAGTGAMFPYFDAVADGTVSFHAVEPDPYMRRRARETADELGVDIDLGSAGAESLPYDDDSFDVVIASMVFCTIPDVERALSEVARVLRPGGEFRFFEHVLDDGWRARVQSLIAPLWKRVAGGCHLTRQTASLFAADRSFDVVEVDRMNLGVTPIRPFVRGRLRKRA; from the coding sequence ATGACCGACCGACGGGCACCGTCGCATCCGCTGTTCGCGGCCGTATACGACCCGGCGATGGCGGCCGTCGAGGGGACGCTACTGCGCCCCCATCGGAACTACCTGGTCGACGACCTCCGGGGTGCCGTCCTCGACGTGGGTGCTGGAACCGGTGCGATGTTCCCGTACTTCGACGCCGTCGCCGACGGGACCGTCTCGTTCCACGCGGTCGAGCCCGACCCCTACATGCGGCGTCGGGCTCGCGAAACGGCCGACGAGCTGGGGGTCGATATCGATCTCGGATCGGCGGGCGCCGAGTCGCTCCCCTACGATGACGACTCGTTCGACGTCGTGATCGCATCGATGGTCTTCTGCACGATCCCGGACGTCGAGCGGGCGCTGTCGGAGGTCGCCCGCGTGTTACGGCCCGGCGGCGAGTTCCGCTTCTTCGAACACGTGCTGGACGACGGGTGGCGCGCTCGCGTCCAGTCGCTGATCGCACCGCTCTGGAAGCGGGTCGCCGGGGGCTGTCACCTGACGCGACAGACCGCCTCGCTGTTCGCCGCCGACCGGTCGTTCGACGTCGTCGAGGTCGATCGGATGAACCTGGGCGTGACGCCGATCCGACCGTTCGTCCGGGGCCGGCTGCGGAAACGGGCGTGA
- a CDS encoding DUF389 domain-containing protein, giving the protein MIAVALVPPAATVGIGIAWGNTALAVGSGVSLLVNILSINLAALLVLWYGVSAVQMVSYRADQKDVLQACQRSPD; this is encoded by the coding sequence ATGATTGCCGTGGCACTCGTTCCTCCCGCAGCGACGGTCGGCATCGGTATCGCATGGGGAAATACGGCACTCGCGGTGGGTTCCGGAGTGTCACTTCTTGTCAACATCCTATCGATCAATCTCGCCGCACTCCTCGTGCTCTGGTATGGGGTATCGGCCGTCCAAATGGTTTCATATCGAGCAGACCAGAAAGACGTTCTTCAAGCGTGTCAGCGTTCTCCTGATTAG
- a CDS encoding universal stress protein codes for MYERILIPTDGSTGTAHVALQAIDLAEQYGATIHALHVVDETVEGLATDAGDQLRQRGQQAVDQVERMAEAHGVATVTVVEEGDPAETIVAYAEAEDVDLIVAGTHGRSGVRRRLIGSVAERLVRRAPCPVMTVRLPETDVTVSDADAAGDIASEALADDGIDAAVTGVERQQSVWIVEATADDERYLVYVDPVTRRTSVIDQGSEE; via the coding sequence GTGTACGAACGAATCCTGATCCCGACCGACGGCAGCACCGGCACCGCTCACGTCGCCCTGCAGGCGATCGACCTCGCCGAGCAGTACGGCGCGACGATCCACGCTCTGCACGTCGTCGACGAGACGGTCGAGGGGCTGGCCACCGACGCCGGCGACCAGCTCCGCCAGCGCGGCCAGCAGGCGGTCGACCAGGTCGAACGGATGGCCGAGGCACACGGCGTCGCGACCGTGACGGTCGTCGAGGAGGGCGACCCGGCCGAGACCATCGTCGCCTACGCCGAGGCCGAGGACGTCGATCTGATCGTCGCCGGGACGCACGGCCGCTCTGGCGTCAGGCGGCGGCTGATCGGGAGCGTCGCCGAGCGGCTCGTCCGCCGCGCTCCCTGCCCCGTGATGACGGTCCGGCTCCCCGAGACGGACGTGACGGTATCGGACGCGGACGCGGCCGGCGACATCGCCAGCGAGGCCCTCGCGGACGACGGAATCGACGCGGCGGTCACCGGCGTCGAGCGCCAGCAGAGCGTCTGGATAGTCGAGGCGACGGCGGACGACGAGCGGTACCTCGTCTACGTCGATCCGGTCACTCGACGCACCAGTGTCATCGACCAGGGCAGCGAGGAGTAG
- a CDS encoding YbhB/YbcL family Raf kinase inhibitor-like protein, producing MPETPLNGDIDQRGELALSSPDFEVEEQMPDWTGYVNENENPELEITGVPDGTESLVMVVDDPDAQPVAGHTWDHWFVWNIDPDIGTIPRDWNAKDAMEGFNDYVEQGYGGPSPPEGSHDYRFKLLALDSTLEVPAETRKTRVGSAIAMNVDVLAATQIVGTYHADQGTAF from the coding sequence ATGCCAGAAACACCACTCAATGGTGACATTGACCAACGAGGTGAACTGGCTCTGTCTAGTCCCGATTTTGAGGTGGAAGAGCAGATGCCGGACTGGACGGGCTACGTGAATGAAAACGAGAACCCGGAACTGGAGATCACCGGTGTCCCAGACGGTACTGAGTCCCTGGTCATGGTCGTCGATGACCCTGACGCGCAGCCGGTTGCAGGCCACACCTGGGATCACTGGTTTGTCTGGAATATCGATCCCGACATCGGCACCATTCCACGAGACTGGAACGCCAAAGACGCAATGGAAGGGTTCAACGACTACGTCGAGCAGGGGTACGGCGGGCCGTCGCCGCCGGAAGGCAGTCACGACTACCGATTCAAACTCCTAGCCCTGGACAGCACATTGGAGGTGCCGGCGGAGACGCGAAAGACCCGTGTCGGCTCCGCGATTGCGATGAACGTCGACGTCCTCGCGGCCACCCAAATCGTTGGTACGTACCACGCCGACCAAGGAACTGCATTCTAA
- a CDS encoding IS5 family transposase, with translation MSSTLFRFVTQAVSLAQKRCAASPTSAVSDPAGNGFPAWKHVTLHFLRIHMDATYREIVDWVSEMDRVRGLLRLARSAFPAPSTLWRSFERAPMRVWRQLLRRSAARCDPGDHGALDATFFDRQAASSHYIARSDRHRRTLKATALIDTESCAVLDVHCSAHWPHDTQVGRRVALRNTTKIESLAGDNGYDDQSLRDALRAAGVRPVIRHRLFAHYDHAHNARLDSGLYGQRLMAETAFSAIKRRYGSAVRPRAWYREFRELVLTAAVYNLERSIKQ, from the coding sequence GTGTCCAGCACCCTCTTCCGCTTCGTTACACAGGCAGTGTCGCTGGCTCAAAAGCGCTGTGCCGCCAGCCCCACGTCGGCGGTGAGTGACCCGGCTGGCAACGGGTTTCCTGCCTGGAAGCACGTGACGCTGCATTTCTTGCGGATCCACATGGACGCGACGTACCGCGAAATCGTCGACTGGGTGAGTGAGATGGATCGTGTTCGTGGTTTGCTTCGGCTAGCGAGGTCGGCGTTTCCCGCGCCCTCAACGCTGTGGCGGTCGTTCGAGCGGGCGCCGATGCGTGTCTGGCGCCAGCTGCTCCGGCGGTCAGCGGCACGCTGCGATCCCGGCGATCATGGCGCGCTGGATGCCACGTTCTTCGACCGGCAGGCGGCATCCAGCCACTACATCGCGCGGTCGGATCGCCACAGACGGACACTGAAAGCGACGGCCCTGATCGATACGGAGTCGTGTGCCGTCCTGGACGTCCACTGCTCGGCACACTGGCCCCACGACACTCAGGTGGGCCGTCGCGTCGCGCTCCGAAATACGACGAAAATCGAGAGTCTCGCCGGCGACAACGGCTACGACGATCAGTCGCTGCGGGACGCACTCCGCGCCGCAGGTGTCCGGCCGGTCATCAGACACCGGCTGTTCGCCCACTACGACCACGCACACAACGCACGGTTGGACAGCGGGCTCTACGGGCAGCGCTTGATGGCCGAGACCGCCTTCTCGGCCATCAAACGTCGATACGGCTCCGCTGTCAGGCCACGCGCCTGGTACCGAGAATTCCGCGAACTGGTGCTCACCGCCGCCGTCTACAACCTCGAACGCTCCATCAAACAGTGA
- a CDS encoding polymer-forming cytoskeletal protein, whose translation MTRRCATAFVVSAVLLLSLGTGVAAAQSFEGAGGTIVVESDETYESVEGVAGSIVVRGTVTGDVSGVAGNVHVAEGGSVEGSIEAAAGTVRIDGIVGGDVDVGGGHVEVSETGRIGGDLNAGAGFLAVNGAVGGDVRAGAETIVIGPNANVGGEFRYDANEFSRDENATVAGGVVEDPNLAGNVGPTGEFFSVPPVLVSVYGFFVNLLLGAVLLAAFPAFSSSVAARVADDTVRSGGAGFLTLIAVPIALVFVAITLVGIPLAVVGAVVFGLLVWIGTVYGQYAVGAWALGLADVDNRWLALVVGLVGFALLGAIPVVGGLVGFVALLLGLGALALGLRDRYRSRREPRIGGRQATLDEVSSDARGPPVRGSEEGES comes from the coding sequence ATGACTAGACGATGTGCCACCGCGTTCGTCGTCAGCGCGGTGCTACTGCTCTCACTCGGCACCGGCGTCGCCGCAGCCCAGTCGTTCGAGGGGGCCGGCGGCACGATCGTCGTCGAGTCGGACGAGACCTACGAGAGCGTCGAGGGCGTCGCGGGGTCGATCGTCGTCCGCGGGACGGTCACCGGCGACGTGTCCGGGGTCGCCGGGAACGTACACGTCGCCGAAGGCGGAAGCGTCGAGGGCTCGATAGAGGCGGCCGCCGGCACCGTCCGAATCGACGGGATCGTCGGCGGCGACGTCGACGTCGGCGGGGGCCACGTCGAGGTGAGCGAGACCGGGCGGATCGGCGGCGACCTGAACGCCGGCGCCGGGTTCCTCGCGGTGAACGGGGCGGTCGGCGGCGACGTCCGCGCCGGAGCCGAGACGATCGTGATCGGGCCGAATGCGAACGTCGGCGGCGAGTTCCGCTACGACGCGAACGAGTTCAGCCGGGACGAGAACGCGACCGTGGCCGGCGGCGTCGTCGAGGACCCGAACCTCGCCGGGAATGTCGGACCGACCGGGGAGTTCTTCTCCGTCCCTCCCGTCCTGGTCTCGGTCTACGGCTTCTTCGTCAACCTTCTGCTCGGTGCGGTCCTGCTCGCCGCCTTCCCGGCGTTCTCGTCGAGCGTCGCCGCTCGCGTCGCGGACGACACGGTGAGGTCGGGCGGGGCCGGATTCCTGACCCTGATCGCCGTGCCGATCGCGCTGGTGTTCGTCGCGATAACCCTCGTCGGCATCCCACTGGCCGTCGTCGGAGCCGTCGTCTTCGGGCTGCTCGTCTGGATCGGCACCGTGTACGGCCAGTACGCCGTCGGCGCGTGGGCGCTGGGGCTCGCCGACGTCGACAACCGCTGGCTCGCGCTCGTGGTCGGCCTCGTCGGGTTCGCTCTCCTGGGCGCGATCCCGGTCGTCGGCGGGCTCGTCGGGTTCGTCGCGCTGTTGCTCGGCCTCGGCGCGCTCGCGCTCGGACTGCGCGACCGGTACCGCAGCCGGAGGGAGCCGCGGATCGGCGGACGGCAGGCCACGCTCGACGAGGTCTCGTCCGACGCCCGTGGCCCGCCCGTCCGCGGGTCCGAGGAGGGCGAGTCGTGA
- a CDS encoding amphi-Trp domain-containing protein, with the protein MPEEVLFKSESAQSRAEIATYLRRVADKLEQGDAITLKSGSESVAMEPPARPTFEVKAEREGPTDGSGELSVEFELAWNENGSGGDSGSDQLSIV; encoded by the coding sequence ATGCCCGAAGAAGTCCTGTTCAAATCGGAAAGCGCTCAGAGTCGAGCGGAGATCGCAACCTACCTTCGCCGGGTAGCCGACAAGTTGGAACAGGGGGACGCGATCACGCTCAAATCGGGATCAGAGTCCGTGGCGATGGAACCCCCAGCTCGCCCGACGTTCGAGGTGAAAGCCGAGCGTGAGGGACCGACGGATGGATCCGGTGAATTGAGTGTCGAGTTCGAACTTGCATGGAACGAGAACGGAAGTGGGGGAGATAGTGGGAGTGACCAGCTATCAATCGTGTGA
- a CDS encoding putative quinol monooxygenase produces the protein MIVLHAAFPIDPDKREEALELAEDLVEKSNQEPGMIEYRATTDIGDENVIRFFEQYEDAEAFESHTQTAHFENFEEQLPDLLAGEPEVRQFEVGEATELEL, from the coding sequence ATGATCGTATTGCACGCAGCCTTCCCCATCGACCCGGACAAACGAGAAGAAGCCCTAGAACTGGCGGAGGACTTGGTGGAGAAGTCAAACCAAGAACCAGGTATGATCGAGTACCGGGCGACCACTGACATCGGGGACGAGAACGTGATCCGGTTCTTCGAGCAGTACGAGGATGCCGAAGCGTTCGAATCCCATACCCAGACAGCCCACTTCGAGAACTTCGAGGAACAATTGCCGGACCTTCTGGCGGGAGAACCGGAGGTAAGACAGTTCGAGGTCGGCGAAGCAACCGAACTCGAACTATAA
- a CDS encoding DoxX family membrane protein: protein MQLAVGWWFLRAGLDKFLAWPFDASWFVGGATAGTSLGPVVTPFAGDAGLAFVNIMVPLGQTLIGLGLVLGALTRLAAFFGAFLMSFFYFINGETGGWAHGVVTGELLGLLIFAMIATLGAGRVLGIDAYFHEWTCSKITLNYGG, encoded by the coding sequence ATGCAGCTCGCGGTCGGCTGGTGGTTCTTGCGTGCAGGGCTTGACAAGTTCCTAGCATGGCCATTCGACGCGAGTTGGTTCGTCGGCGGCGCAACTGCCGGGACGAGTCTTGGCCCGGTCGTGACACCGTTCGCTGGGGATGCGGGACTGGCATTCGTCAACATCATGGTTCCACTCGGGCAGACGCTGATTGGACTGGGCCTCGTCCTCGGGGCGTTGACCCGGCTCGCCGCTTTCTTCGGTGCCTTCCTAATGTCGTTCTTCTACTTCATTAACGGCGAGACGGGTGGCTGGGCCCACGGCGTCGTCACAGGCGAGTTGCTCGGGCTGCTCATTTTTGCGATGATCGCCACGCTCGGAGCTGGTCGTGTGCTCGGTATCGACGCGTATTTCCACGAATGGACCTGTTCGAAGATAACACTAAACTACGGTGGCTGA
- a CDS encoding DsbA family protein: protein MDTENNITRRRMLVAGGGTLALGGSVAYFASRSGSDEQGYVPDTFHTSEETTGFGVELAGRPIAGESDAPVDVYYWTDYLCPFCKQFETETLPDVGRDYVDTGEARLVFLSYPNIGEYSMPAAVWSRCVWQQVAEDDPAAFWRWHEAAFDEQAESGQDWADEETFTGVTERTENVPLDAVDACRQERGDSIRESVDADLSSAQSAGIRGTPGFVLYNRESDAAGKLVGAHPYDNFADALDQISEA from the coding sequence ATGGATACGGAGAACAATATTACGAGGCGGCGAATGCTCGTCGCCGGCGGTGGAACCCTCGCGCTCGGCGGTTCCGTCGCGTATTTCGCGTCTCGTTCCGGGTCGGACGAGCAGGGATACGTTCCCGACACCTTTCACACGAGCGAGGAGACGACGGGATTCGGGGTGGAACTCGCCGGTCGACCGATCGCCGGCGAGTCAGACGCCCCGGTCGACGTCTACTACTGGACGGACTACCTGTGCCCGTTCTGCAAGCAGTTCGAGACGGAGACGCTCCCGGACGTCGGTCGCGACTACGTCGACACCGGCGAGGCGCGGCTCGTCTTCCTCTCGTATCCCAACATCGGCGAGTACTCCATGCCGGCGGCGGTCTGGAGTCGCTGCGTCTGGCAGCAGGTCGCCGAGGACGATCCGGCCGCCTTCTGGCGGTGGCACGAGGCGGCGTTCGACGAGCAGGCGGAGTCGGGACAAGACTGGGCGGACGAGGAGACGTTCACCGGCGTCACCGAGCGGACGGAGAACGTCCCCCTCGACGCCGTGGACGCCTGTCGGCAGGAGCGCGGCGATTCGATCCGGGAGTCCGTCGACGCCGACCTCTCGTCGGCGCAGTCGGCCGGGATCCGGGGGACCCCCGGATTCGTGCTCTACAACCGCGAGAGCGACGCTGCCGGCAAGCTCGTCGGCGCACACCCCTACGACAACTTCGCCGACGCGCTCGATCAGATCAGCGAGGCATGA
- a CDS encoding NAD(P)-dependent alcohol dehydrogenase — MQAFVMKELGEVEFVEKDKPDVGPNDARLRPTKGLVCTSDVHTVHGAIGERENLTLGHEVVGIVDAVGTEVEDFEPGDRVVVGAITPDWGSAAAQDGHSSQSNQALGGWKFANVKDGVFAEYVHVNEADANLAHIPDSVTDEEAAYVTDMMSTGFMGAENADIPVGGSVAVFAQGPVGLMATKGAVLQGAGRIIAVETESNRQELAREYGADNIVDFAEGDPVEQIMDLTNGEGVDSAIEALGRSETFEQCVKVTKPGGTISNVGYHGEGEYVNIPREEWGVGMAEKTINTGLCPGGRLRLQRLLRLLETERVDPTLMTSHEFPFEETDEAFRLMETKEDNIIKPLINFE, encoded by the coding sequence ATGCAAGCATTCGTGATGAAAGAACTCGGAGAGGTGGAATTTGTCGAGAAAGACAAGCCTGACGTTGGGCCGAATGACGCACGTCTCCGACCGACAAAAGGCCTCGTCTGTACGTCTGACGTACACACCGTCCACGGGGCTATTGGCGAACGAGAAAATCTCACACTCGGGCATGAGGTTGTCGGCATCGTGGACGCAGTGGGTACCGAGGTTGAGGATTTCGAGCCGGGTGATAGAGTCGTCGTTGGAGCGATCACGCCCGACTGGGGATCCGCCGCCGCACAGGATGGACACTCCTCACAGTCCAACCAAGCGCTCGGTGGCTGGAAGTTCGCCAACGTCAAAGATGGAGTGTTCGCCGAATACGTCCATGTGAACGAGGCTGATGCAAACCTCGCTCACATCCCCGATTCAGTGACTGACGAAGAAGCTGCCTATGTGACTGATATGATGAGTACAGGATTCATGGGCGCAGAAAACGCTGACATCCCGGTCGGAGGATCCGTCGCCGTGTTTGCGCAGGGCCCCGTCGGGCTGATGGCCACAAAGGGCGCGGTCCTTCAAGGAGCTGGACGGATCATAGCGGTTGAAACCGAGTCAAATCGACAGGAACTGGCTCGTGAGTACGGTGCCGACAACATCGTTGATTTCGCAGAGGGCGACCCAGTTGAACAGATTATGGACCTCACGAATGGTGAGGGGGTCGATTCTGCAATCGAAGCTCTTGGCCGGTCCGAAACCTTCGAACAGTGCGTCAAGGTGACGAAACCTGGGGGAACGATCTCGAACGTCGGCTATCACGGAGAGGGAGAATACGTAAACATACCGCGGGAAGAGTGGGGCGTCGGCATGGCAGAAAAGACGATCAACACTGGCCTCTGTCCTGGGGGCCGGCTACGCCTGCAGCGTCTCCTTCGCCTTCTTGAAACAGAGCGTGTCGATCCGACACTCATGACTAGTCATGAGTTCCCCTTCGAAGAAACCGACGAAGCCTTCCGCCTCATGGAAACGAAAGAAGACAACATCATCAAACCGCTTATCAACTTTGAATAG
- a CDS encoding ester cyclase — protein MAGLEANSRKVAASMVVDLTLPPLGIPPPSGRGGCQSASVRYQPGVVDMGMGSATLVIVNEVRGGTTMSSTAEENKRVVRRIRDEVEEQGNLDAIDEIFTEDVVTHTPMGEFRGPEAIKEMYESDREGFSDSTETIHDVIAEDDTVSMRLTERGTHDGEFMGIEPTGKEFEIQTMAFFRLEDGKVAEWWMQPDTLGFMQQLGVNPEDLSEAVSAGDD, from the coding sequence ATGGCTGGGTTAGAAGCGAACTCCCGTAAAGTGGCGGCGTCCATGGTTGTAGACCTGACACTCCCACCGCTCGGGATTCCTCCGCCTTCAGGCAGAGGAGGATGTCAATCAGCGAGCGTTCGTTACCAACCAGGGGTTGTTGACATGGGAATGGGAAGTGCAACTTTGGTCATCGTGAACGAAGTACGAGGCGGAACAACCATGTCATCAACAGCCGAGGAGAACAAGCGTGTCGTCCGTCGAATCCGTGACGAAGTTGAAGAACAGGGAAACCTCGACGCGATTGACGAGATATTTACCGAGGATGTAGTGACGCACACCCCGATGGGGGAGTTCCGTGGTCCTGAGGCGATCAAAGAAATGTACGAAAGTGACCGCGAAGGGTTTTCAGATTCCACCGAGACGATCCATGACGTCATCGCGGAGGATGATACGGTCTCGATGCGATTGACGGAGCGCGGCACTCACGACGGTGAGTTCATGGGGATTGAGCCGACTGGCAAGGAATTCGAGATACAGACCATGGCCTTCTTCCGCTTGGAGGATGGGAAGGTTGCTGAATGGTGGATGCAACCGGACACACTCGGATTCATGCAACAACTCGGCGTGAACCCCGAGGACCTCAGTGAAGCTGTGTCGGCCGGCGACGACTGA